A single region of the Tubulanus polymorphus unplaced genomic scaffold, tnTubPoly1.2 scaffold_43, whole genome shotgun sequence genome encodes:
- the LOC141914556 gene encoding uncharacterized protein LOC141914556 isoform X3 — protein sequence MAASGKKKKSKGKTLHLNEFLGDESDSPGISLVLQNKTDWATEMENEDIGGESMDMDYGISRPTVNRALLPSAPKSALGPTVDMAKVPTKPPFTAFLGNLPYDVDEESIHKFFSKFEVLSVRLPADGGRRKGFGYAEFADRQSLIAAIDLNDEMLLNRKIRVDLASNQESGGGGFGGGGRGETDRSDEASDWRSRPMTDDSRNDDRFSSRGRDDDRGGFGGRDRGYGGDRDRGYGGDRDRGYGGDRDRGYGGDRDRGYGGDRDRGYGGDRDRGYGGDRDRGYGGDRDRGYGGDRDRGYGGSRGYGGDRDGGYGRDRRDGRGFGGGFRGDSRDDRYGGSGGNRDDRYSSNREGGGEGPKERPRLNLAPRSKQTDDGGAPSEENRTASSSIFGSARPIDTASREREIEKKLESPAVAPPQQTEPKKSSDSIFGSARPVDTAAREREIEERLERMRLQTGPGAGAGAGVGAGAGAGAGENKENDSSSTSNDNSEREKPRFSSRDIRLDEDYQEEIRRHEERRRGNRDNSPVSDRGGRQMGYGKGVLRPVGRRKDSENSNHSDVDGVHQSEDSNKSSARQAPSRKEETVLVPAPPPAENPWTKRKTVSPSSQQQTVSPNSQQAAPPQHTPQQSKSETPPSAGTAENTKTGQQNAWTRGERDNAWGSKSRDLDNRNKSAWNKRDSDNDTREYHRDGGRAPRGRGAWARGGSASNNTAPPPKQRKERPLPKSIDEMPKYEGTKAKDFSVSNKFAQLLDGNSCGSDSD from the exons atggcggctAGTG GTAAAAAGAAGAAGTCTAAAGGAAAGACGCttcatttaaatgaatttctcGGAGATGAGTCTGATTCTCCGGGAATCAGTCTggttttacagaataaaaccgACTGGGCAACCGAAATGGAAAATGAGGATATAGGTGGAG AATCGATGGATATGGATTACGGTATCAGTCGCCCGACTGTAAACCGGGCACTGTTACCCTCGGCTCCCAAGTCAGCCCTCGGGCCAACCGTAGATATGGCTAAAGTACCCACGAAGCCGCCATTCACAGCGTTTCTAGGCAACCTACCGTACGATGTCGACGAGGAAAGCATTCATAAATTCTTCAGCAAATTTGAG GTATTGTCGGTACGGTTACCAGCTGATGGCGGACGCAGAAAGGGTTTTGGTTACGCGGAATTTGCTGATCGACAATCTCTAATAGCAGCTATCGATCTCAACGATGAG ATGTTGTTGAATCGTAAAATTCGAGTTGATTTAGCCAGTAATCAAG AGTCTGGAGGAGGTGGTTTTGGAGGCGGAGGACGAGGTGAAACTGATCGCTCTGACGAGGCCAGTGATTGGAGGAGTCGACCTATGACCG ATGATTCGCGAAATGATGATCGCTTTTCGAGTCGAGGTAGGGATGATGATCGCGGTGGTTTTGGAGGCCGTGATCGCGGATATGGCGGTGATCGTGATCGCGGATATGGCGGCGATCGTGATCGCGGTTATGGCGGTGATCGTGATCGCGGATATGGCGGTGATCGGGATCGCGGGTACGGAGGTGATCGTGATCGCGGATATGGTGGTGATCGGGATCGCGGATATGGCGGTGATCGTGATCGCGGATATGGCGGTGATCGTGATCGCGGATATGGCGGTGATCGTGATCGCGGGTATGGTGGTAGCCGTGGGTATGGCGGTGATCGCGATGGTGGTTATGGTAGAGACAGAAGAGATG GTCGTGGTTTTGGAGGTGGTTTCCGTGGAGACAG cCGTGACGACCGGTACGGAGGAAGTGGTGGTAACCGTGACGACAGATACTCCTCAAATCGAG AAGGAGGAGGTGAGGGACCGAAAGAACGTCCGAGACTGAACCTCGCTCCTCGTTCCAAGCAGACGGACGACGGTGGCGCCCCCTCTGAAGAGAATCGTACGGCGTCGTCGTCTATATTCGGGTCGGCGCGACCGATCGATACCGCCtcacgagagagagagatcgaGAAAAAACTAGAATCACCGGCGGTGGCGCCCCCTCAGCAGACGGAACCGAAGAAATCGTCGGATTCGATATTTGGATCGGCGCGACCGGTTGATACAGCGgcacgagagagagagatagaggaGAGACTGGAGAGAATGCGTTTACAGACTGGACCTGGAGCTGGAGCTGGAGCTGGAGTTGGAGCTGGAGCTGGAGCTGGAGCTGGAGAGAATAAAGAGAATGATTCATCATCGACATCTAATGATAATAGTGAACGAGAAAAACCACG tttttcatctCGAGATATCCGTTTGGACGAGGACTATCAGGAGGAAATTCGTCGCCATGAAGAACGTCGTCGTGGTAACCGTGATAATTCTCCTGTGTCGGACCGAGGAGGTAGACAGATGGGTTATGGGAAGGGCGTATTGCGTCCAG TTGGTCGACGGAAAGACAGcgaaaattcaaatcattcGGACGTCGACGGTGTCCACCAATCAGAAGACTCGAATAAATCATCGGCGCGACAAGCTCCGTCGCGGAAAGAAGAGACCGTTCTGGTACCAGCACCGCCACCTGCTGAGAATCCATGGACCAAACGTAAAACAGTGTCGCCTAGTTCCCAGCAGCAGACCGTTTCACCCAATTCCCAACAGGCGGCGCCACCTCAACACACGCCGCAACAATCAAAATCAGAAACACcg CCGTCGGCGGGGACTGCGGAAAACACTAAAACAGGGCAACAGAATGCGTGGACTCGCGGTGAACGCGACAACGCTTGGGGGTCGAAATCACGTGACCTTGATAACAGAAATAAATCAGCGTGGAATAAACGAG ATTCTGATAACGATACTCGTGAGTATCATAGAGATGGTGGTCGGGCACCTCGTGGGCGCGGGGCGTGGGCCCGCGGTGGATCGGCCAGTAATAATACCGCACCACCTCCAAAACAAAG GAAGGAAAGACCTCTGCCTAAATCTATAGATGAAATGCCTAAATATGAGGGAACTAAAGCAAAG gatTTCAGTGTTTCAAACAAATTTGCGCAGCTTTTAGACGGAAACAGTTGCGGTAGCGACAGCGATTGA
- the LOC141914556 gene encoding uncharacterized protein LOC141914556 isoform X2 codes for MAASGKKKKSKGKTLHLNEFLGDESDSPGISLVLQNKTDWATEMENEDIGGESMDMDYGISRPTVNRALLPSAPKSALGPTVDMAKVPTKPPFTAFLGNLPYDVDEESIHKFFSKFEVLSVRLPADGGRRKGFGYAEFADRQSLIAAIDLNDEMLLNRKIRVDLASNQESGGGGFGGGGRGETDRSDEASDWRSRPMTDDSRNDDRFSSRGRDDDRGGFGGRDRGYGGDRDRGYGGDRDRGYGGDRDRGYGGDRDRGYGGDRDRGYGGDRDRGYGGDRDRGYGGDRDRGYGGDRDRGYGGSRGYGGDRDGGYGRDRRDGRGFGGGFRGDRYRDRYNDSRDDRYGGSGGNRDDRYSSNREGGGEGPKERPRLNLAPRSKQTDDGGAPSEENRTASSSIFGSARPIDTASREREIEKKLESPAVAPPQQTEPKKSSDSIFGSARPVDTAAREREIEERLERMRLQTGPGAGAGAGVGAGAGAGAGENKENDSSSTSNDNSEREKPRFSSRDIRLDEDYQEEIRRHEERRRGNRDNSPVSDRGGRQMGYGKGVLRPVGRRKDSENSNHSDVDGVHQSEDSNKSSARQAPSRKEETVLVPAPPPAENPWTKRKTVSPSSQQQTVSPNSQQAAPPQHTPQQSKSETPPSAGTAENTKTGQQNAWTRGERDNAWGSKSRDLDNRNKSAWNKRDSDNDTREYHRDGGRAPRGRGAWARGGSASNNTAPPPKQRKERPLPKSIDEMPKYEGTKAKDFSVSNKFAQLLDGNSCGSDSD; via the exons atggcggctAGTG GTAAAAAGAAGAAGTCTAAAGGAAAGACGCttcatttaaatgaatttctcGGAGATGAGTCTGATTCTCCGGGAATCAGTCTggttttacagaataaaaccgACTGGGCAACCGAAATGGAAAATGAGGATATAGGTGGAG AATCGATGGATATGGATTACGGTATCAGTCGCCCGACTGTAAACCGGGCACTGTTACCCTCGGCTCCCAAGTCAGCCCTCGGGCCAACCGTAGATATGGCTAAAGTACCCACGAAGCCGCCATTCACAGCGTTTCTAGGCAACCTACCGTACGATGTCGACGAGGAAAGCATTCATAAATTCTTCAGCAAATTTGAG GTATTGTCGGTACGGTTACCAGCTGATGGCGGACGCAGAAAGGGTTTTGGTTACGCGGAATTTGCTGATCGACAATCTCTAATAGCAGCTATCGATCTCAACGATGAG ATGTTGTTGAATCGTAAAATTCGAGTTGATTTAGCCAGTAATCAAG AGTCTGGAGGAGGTGGTTTTGGAGGCGGAGGACGAGGTGAAACTGATCGCTCTGACGAGGCCAGTGATTGGAGGAGTCGACCTATGACCG ATGATTCGCGAAATGATGATCGCTTTTCGAGTCGAGGTAGGGATGATGATCGCGGTGGTTTTGGAGGCCGTGATCGCGGATATGGCGGTGATCGTGATCGCGGATATGGCGGCGATCGTGATCGCGGTTATGGCGGTGATCGTGATCGCGGATATGGCGGTGATCGGGATCGCGGGTACGGAGGTGATCGTGATCGCGGATATGGTGGTGATCGGGATCGCGGATATGGCGGTGATCGTGATCGCGGATATGGCGGTGATCGTGATCGCGGATATGGCGGTGATCGTGATCGCGGGTATGGTGGTAGCCGTGGGTATGGCGGTGATCGCGATGGTGGTTATGGTAGAGACAGAAGAGATG GTCGTGGTTTTGGAGGTGGTTTCCGTGGAGACAGGTATAGAGACCGGTATAATGATAG cCGTGACGACCGGTACGGAGGAAGTGGTGGTAACCGTGACGACAGATACTCCTCAAATCGAG AAGGAGGAGGTGAGGGACCGAAAGAACGTCCGAGACTGAACCTCGCTCCTCGTTCCAAGCAGACGGACGACGGTGGCGCCCCCTCTGAAGAGAATCGTACGGCGTCGTCGTCTATATTCGGGTCGGCGCGACCGATCGATACCGCCtcacgagagagagagatcgaGAAAAAACTAGAATCACCGGCGGTGGCGCCCCCTCAGCAGACGGAACCGAAGAAATCGTCGGATTCGATATTTGGATCGGCGCGACCGGTTGATACAGCGgcacgagagagagagatagaggaGAGACTGGAGAGAATGCGTTTACAGACTGGACCTGGAGCTGGAGCTGGAGCTGGAGTTGGAGCTGGAGCTGGAGCTGGAGCTGGAGAGAATAAAGAGAATGATTCATCATCGACATCTAATGATAATAGTGAACGAGAAAAACCACG tttttcatctCGAGATATCCGTTTGGACGAGGACTATCAGGAGGAAATTCGTCGCCATGAAGAACGTCGTCGTGGTAACCGTGATAATTCTCCTGTGTCGGACCGAGGAGGTAGACAGATGGGTTATGGGAAGGGCGTATTGCGTCCAG TTGGTCGACGGAAAGACAGcgaaaattcaaatcattcGGACGTCGACGGTGTCCACCAATCAGAAGACTCGAATAAATCATCGGCGCGACAAGCTCCGTCGCGGAAAGAAGAGACCGTTCTGGTACCAGCACCGCCACCTGCTGAGAATCCATGGACCAAACGTAAAACAGTGTCGCCTAGTTCCCAGCAGCAGACCGTTTCACCCAATTCCCAACAGGCGGCGCCACCTCAACACACGCCGCAACAATCAAAATCAGAAACACcg CCGTCGGCGGGGACTGCGGAAAACACTAAAACAGGGCAACAGAATGCGTGGACTCGCGGTGAACGCGACAACGCTTGGGGGTCGAAATCACGTGACCTTGATAACAGAAATAAATCAGCGTGGAATAAACGAG ATTCTGATAACGATACTCGTGAGTATCATAGAGATGGTGGTCGGGCACCTCGTGGGCGCGGGGCGTGGGCCCGCGGTGGATCGGCCAGTAATAATACCGCACCACCTCCAAAACAAAG GAAGGAAAGACCTCTGCCTAAATCTATAGATGAAATGCCTAAATATGAGGGAACTAAAGCAAAG gatTTCAGTGTTTCAAACAAATTTGCGCAGCTTTTAGACGGAAACAGTTGCGGTAGCGACAGCGATTGA
- the LOC141914556 gene encoding uncharacterized protein LOC141914556 isoform X1: protein MAASGKKKKSKGKTLHLNEFLGDESDSPGISLVLQNKTDWATEMENEDIGGESMDMDYGISRPTVNRALLPSAPKSALGPTVDMAKVPTKPPFTAFLGNLPYDVDEESIHKFFSKFEVLSVRLPADGGRRKGFGYAEFADRQSLIAAIDLNDEMLLNRKIRVDLASNQESGGGGFGGGGRGETDRSDEASDWRSRPMTDDSRNDDRFSSRGRDDDRGGFGGRDRGYGGDRDRGYGGDRDRGYGGDRDRGYGGDRDRGYGGDRDRGYGGDRDRGYGGDRDRGYGGDRDRGYGGDRDRGYGGSRGYGGDRDGGYGRDRRDGRGFGGGFRGDRYRDRYNDRYSRDDRYGGSGGNRDDRYSSNREGGGEGPKERPRLNLAPRSKQTDDGGAPSEENRTASSSIFGSARPIDTASREREIEKKLESPAVAPPQQTEPKKSSDSIFGSARPVDTAAREREIEERLERMRLQTGPGAGAGAGVGAGAGAGAGENKENDSSSTSNDNSEREKPRFSSRDIRLDEDYQEEIRRHEERRRGNRDNSPVSDRGGRQMGYGKGVLRPVGRRKDSENSNHSDVDGVHQSEDSNKSSARQAPSRKEETVLVPAPPPAENPWTKRKTVSPSSQQQTVSPNSQQAAPPQHTPQQSKSETPPSAGTAENTKTGQQNAWTRGERDNAWGSKSRDLDNRNKSAWNKRDSDNDTREYHRDGGRAPRGRGAWARGGSASNNTAPPPKQRKERPLPKSIDEMPKYEGTKAKDFSVSNKFAQLLDGNSCGSDSD from the exons atggcggctAGTG GTAAAAAGAAGAAGTCTAAAGGAAAGACGCttcatttaaatgaatttctcGGAGATGAGTCTGATTCTCCGGGAATCAGTCTggttttacagaataaaaccgACTGGGCAACCGAAATGGAAAATGAGGATATAGGTGGAG AATCGATGGATATGGATTACGGTATCAGTCGCCCGACTGTAAACCGGGCACTGTTACCCTCGGCTCCCAAGTCAGCCCTCGGGCCAACCGTAGATATGGCTAAAGTACCCACGAAGCCGCCATTCACAGCGTTTCTAGGCAACCTACCGTACGATGTCGACGAGGAAAGCATTCATAAATTCTTCAGCAAATTTGAG GTATTGTCGGTACGGTTACCAGCTGATGGCGGACGCAGAAAGGGTTTTGGTTACGCGGAATTTGCTGATCGACAATCTCTAATAGCAGCTATCGATCTCAACGATGAG ATGTTGTTGAATCGTAAAATTCGAGTTGATTTAGCCAGTAATCAAG AGTCTGGAGGAGGTGGTTTTGGAGGCGGAGGACGAGGTGAAACTGATCGCTCTGACGAGGCCAGTGATTGGAGGAGTCGACCTATGACCG ATGATTCGCGAAATGATGATCGCTTTTCGAGTCGAGGTAGGGATGATGATCGCGGTGGTTTTGGAGGCCGTGATCGCGGATATGGCGGTGATCGTGATCGCGGATATGGCGGCGATCGTGATCGCGGTTATGGCGGTGATCGTGATCGCGGATATGGCGGTGATCGGGATCGCGGGTACGGAGGTGATCGTGATCGCGGATATGGTGGTGATCGGGATCGCGGATATGGCGGTGATCGTGATCGCGGATATGGCGGTGATCGTGATCGCGGATATGGCGGTGATCGTGATCGCGGGTATGGTGGTAGCCGTGGGTATGGCGGTGATCGCGATGGTGGTTATGGTAGAGACAGAAGAGATG GTCGTGGTTTTGGAGGTGGTTTCCGTGGAGACAGGTATAGAGACCGGTATAATGATAGGTACAG cCGTGACGACCGGTACGGAGGAAGTGGTGGTAACCGTGACGACAGATACTCCTCAAATCGAG AAGGAGGAGGTGAGGGACCGAAAGAACGTCCGAGACTGAACCTCGCTCCTCGTTCCAAGCAGACGGACGACGGTGGCGCCCCCTCTGAAGAGAATCGTACGGCGTCGTCGTCTATATTCGGGTCGGCGCGACCGATCGATACCGCCtcacgagagagagagatcgaGAAAAAACTAGAATCACCGGCGGTGGCGCCCCCTCAGCAGACGGAACCGAAGAAATCGTCGGATTCGATATTTGGATCGGCGCGACCGGTTGATACAGCGgcacgagagagagagatagaggaGAGACTGGAGAGAATGCGTTTACAGACTGGACCTGGAGCTGGAGCTGGAGCTGGAGTTGGAGCTGGAGCTGGAGCTGGAGCTGGAGAGAATAAAGAGAATGATTCATCATCGACATCTAATGATAATAGTGAACGAGAAAAACCACG tttttcatctCGAGATATCCGTTTGGACGAGGACTATCAGGAGGAAATTCGTCGCCATGAAGAACGTCGTCGTGGTAACCGTGATAATTCTCCTGTGTCGGACCGAGGAGGTAGACAGATGGGTTATGGGAAGGGCGTATTGCGTCCAG TTGGTCGACGGAAAGACAGcgaaaattcaaatcattcGGACGTCGACGGTGTCCACCAATCAGAAGACTCGAATAAATCATCGGCGCGACAAGCTCCGTCGCGGAAAGAAGAGACCGTTCTGGTACCAGCACCGCCACCTGCTGAGAATCCATGGACCAAACGTAAAACAGTGTCGCCTAGTTCCCAGCAGCAGACCGTTTCACCCAATTCCCAACAGGCGGCGCCACCTCAACACACGCCGCAACAATCAAAATCAGAAACACcg CCGTCGGCGGGGACTGCGGAAAACACTAAAACAGGGCAACAGAATGCGTGGACTCGCGGTGAACGCGACAACGCTTGGGGGTCGAAATCACGTGACCTTGATAACAGAAATAAATCAGCGTGGAATAAACGAG ATTCTGATAACGATACTCGTGAGTATCATAGAGATGGTGGTCGGGCACCTCGTGGGCGCGGGGCGTGGGCCCGCGGTGGATCGGCCAGTAATAATACCGCACCACCTCCAAAACAAAG GAAGGAAAGACCTCTGCCTAAATCTATAGATGAAATGCCTAAATATGAGGGAACTAAAGCAAAG gatTTCAGTGTTTCAAACAAATTTGCGCAGCTTTTAGACGGAAACAGTTGCGGTAGCGACAGCGATTGA
- the LOC141914556 gene encoding uncharacterized protein LOC141914556 isoform X4, whose amino-acid sequence MAASGKKKKSKGKTLHLNEFLGDESDSPGISLVLQNKTDWATEMENEDIGGESMDMDYGISRPTVNRALLPSAPKSALGPTVDMAKVPTKPPFTAFLGNLPYDVDEESIHKFFSKFEVLSVRLPADGGRRKGFGYAEFADRQSLIAAIDLNDEMLLNRKIRVDLASNQESGGGGFGGGGRGETDRSDEASDWRSRPMTDDSRNDDRFSSRGRDDDRGGFGGRDRGYGGDRDRGYGGDRDRGYGGDRDRGYGGDRDRGYGGDRDRGYGGDRDRGYGGDRDRGYGGDRDRGYGGDRDRGYGGSRGYGGDRDGGYGRDRRDGRGFGGGFRGDRYRDRYNDRYSRDDRYGGSGGNRDDRYSSNREGGGEGPKERPRLNLAPRSKQTDDGGAPSEENRTASSSIFGSARPIDTASREREIEKKLESPAVAPPQQTEPKKSSDSIFGSARPVDTAAREREIEERLERMRLQTGPGAGAGAGVGAGAGAGAGENKENDSSSTSNDNSEREKPRFSSRDIRLDEDYQEEIRRHEERRRGNRDNSPVSDRGVGRRKDSENSNHSDVDGVHQSEDSNKSSARQAPSRKEETVLVPAPPPAENPWTKRKTVSPSSQQQTVSPNSQQAAPPQHTPQQSKSETPPSAGTAENTKTGQQNAWTRGERDNAWGSKSRDLDNRNKSAWNKRDSDNDTREYHRDGGRAPRGRGAWARGGSASNNTAPPPKQRKERPLPKSIDEMPKYEGTKAKDFSVSNKFAQLLDGNSCGSDSD is encoded by the exons atggcggctAGTG GTAAAAAGAAGAAGTCTAAAGGAAAGACGCttcatttaaatgaatttctcGGAGATGAGTCTGATTCTCCGGGAATCAGTCTggttttacagaataaaaccgACTGGGCAACCGAAATGGAAAATGAGGATATAGGTGGAG AATCGATGGATATGGATTACGGTATCAGTCGCCCGACTGTAAACCGGGCACTGTTACCCTCGGCTCCCAAGTCAGCCCTCGGGCCAACCGTAGATATGGCTAAAGTACCCACGAAGCCGCCATTCACAGCGTTTCTAGGCAACCTACCGTACGATGTCGACGAGGAAAGCATTCATAAATTCTTCAGCAAATTTGAG GTATTGTCGGTACGGTTACCAGCTGATGGCGGACGCAGAAAGGGTTTTGGTTACGCGGAATTTGCTGATCGACAATCTCTAATAGCAGCTATCGATCTCAACGATGAG ATGTTGTTGAATCGTAAAATTCGAGTTGATTTAGCCAGTAATCAAG AGTCTGGAGGAGGTGGTTTTGGAGGCGGAGGACGAGGTGAAACTGATCGCTCTGACGAGGCCAGTGATTGGAGGAGTCGACCTATGACCG ATGATTCGCGAAATGATGATCGCTTTTCGAGTCGAGGTAGGGATGATGATCGCGGTGGTTTTGGAGGCCGTGATCGCGGATATGGCGGTGATCGTGATCGCGGATATGGCGGCGATCGTGATCGCGGTTATGGCGGTGATCGTGATCGCGGATATGGCGGTGATCGGGATCGCGGGTACGGAGGTGATCGTGATCGCGGATATGGTGGTGATCGGGATCGCGGATATGGCGGTGATCGTGATCGCGGATATGGCGGTGATCGTGATCGCGGATATGGCGGTGATCGTGATCGCGGGTATGGTGGTAGCCGTGGGTATGGCGGTGATCGCGATGGTGGTTATGGTAGAGACAGAAGAGATG GTCGTGGTTTTGGAGGTGGTTTCCGTGGAGACAGGTATAGAGACCGGTATAATGATAGGTACAG cCGTGACGACCGGTACGGAGGAAGTGGTGGTAACCGTGACGACAGATACTCCTCAAATCGAG AAGGAGGAGGTGAGGGACCGAAAGAACGTCCGAGACTGAACCTCGCTCCTCGTTCCAAGCAGACGGACGACGGTGGCGCCCCCTCTGAAGAGAATCGTACGGCGTCGTCGTCTATATTCGGGTCGGCGCGACCGATCGATACCGCCtcacgagagagagagatcgaGAAAAAACTAGAATCACCGGCGGTGGCGCCCCCTCAGCAGACGGAACCGAAGAAATCGTCGGATTCGATATTTGGATCGGCGCGACCGGTTGATACAGCGgcacgagagagagagatagaggaGAGACTGGAGAGAATGCGTTTACAGACTGGACCTGGAGCTGGAGCTGGAGCTGGAGTTGGAGCTGGAGCTGGAGCTGGAGCTGGAGAGAATAAAGAGAATGATTCATCATCGACATCTAATGATAATAGTGAACGAGAAAAACCACG tttttcatctCGAGATATCCGTTTGGACGAGGACTATCAGGAGGAAATTCGTCGCCATGAAGAACGTCGTCGTGGTAACCGTGATAATTCTCCTGTGTCGGACCGAGGAG TTGGTCGACGGAAAGACAGcgaaaattcaaatcattcGGACGTCGACGGTGTCCACCAATCAGAAGACTCGAATAAATCATCGGCGCGACAAGCTCCGTCGCGGAAAGAAGAGACCGTTCTGGTACCAGCACCGCCACCTGCTGAGAATCCATGGACCAAACGTAAAACAGTGTCGCCTAGTTCCCAGCAGCAGACCGTTTCACCCAATTCCCAACAGGCGGCGCCACCTCAACACACGCCGCAACAATCAAAATCAGAAACACcg CCGTCGGCGGGGACTGCGGAAAACACTAAAACAGGGCAACAGAATGCGTGGACTCGCGGTGAACGCGACAACGCTTGGGGGTCGAAATCACGTGACCTTGATAACAGAAATAAATCAGCGTGGAATAAACGAG ATTCTGATAACGATACTCGTGAGTATCATAGAGATGGTGGTCGGGCACCTCGTGGGCGCGGGGCGTGGGCCCGCGGTGGATCGGCCAGTAATAATACCGCACCACCTCCAAAACAAAG GAAGGAAAGACCTCTGCCTAAATCTATAGATGAAATGCCTAAATATGAGGGAACTAAAGCAAAG gatTTCAGTGTTTCAAACAAATTTGCGCAGCTTTTAGACGGAAACAGTTGCGGTAGCGACAGCGATTGA
- the LOC141914562 gene encoding leucine zipper transcription factor-like protein 1: MTTELGVNEHHRNVVINYLRFARYQRAQRLKAVDDSFKNLEESRLEDDETFTKDEVVEILDGLLTVVRSEVEDELINTSHTNVLMLRQLFIEAEKWHLKLSADISELENRELLEKIADFEEQEFSGTKRDTEFNLASMKLEPLNETGQTALLHLEINRLKEENLKLRDVLRDVEERAMSLTGDRGKLAADLERIRAAQGIILTEDGTTDDIAKLQQQIEKYKLDIKQSAGREGLDPFESELISLKHEFLRIKHMLDMKEEELEKKVSQTVQFKNVQSMLRKKNEQLKDLRKRLMKYESLDDD, from the exons ATG ACGACTGAACTGGGTGTAAATGAACATCACAGAAATGTAGTAATAAACTATCTGAGATTTGCTCGGTATCAAAGAGCTCAAAGACTGAAAGCAGTTGATGACAGTTTTAAGAATCTGGAGGAAAGCAG ATTGGAAGATGATGAAACGTTCACTAAAGATGAAGTAGTAGAAATCCTCGATGGATTATTAACAGTTGTAAGGAGTGAAGTCGAAGATGAATTAATAAACACATCTCACACAAACGTCCTCATGTTACGACAATTATTCATCGAGGCTGAAAAATGGCATTTAAAACTTTCCGCTGATATATCGGAACTTGAAAACAG AGAATTGTTGGAGAAAATAGCGGATTTTGAAGAGCAGGAATTCAGCGGAACGAAGAGAGACACCGAGTTTAATTTGGCTTCGATGAAATTGGAGCCATTAAACGAAACCGGACAAACGGCTCTATTACACTTA GAGATCAATCGATTGAAAGAAGAGAATCTGAAATTGCGCGATGTTTTACGAGATGTTGAAGAACGCGCTATGAGTTTGACGGGAGACAGAGGGAAACTAGCGGCCGATCTCGAGCGAATCAGAGCAGCCCAAGGCATTATACTTACAGAG GACGGAACAACGGATGACATCGCGAAATTACAACAACAAATTGAGAAATATAAACTAGACATAAAACAG AGCGCAGGTCGTGAAGGTTTGGATCCGTTTGAATCTGAATTAATCAGTTTAAAACATGAATTCCTACGAATTAAACACATGTTGGATATGAAAGAAGAG GAATTAGAGAAGAAAGTCAGTCAAACCGTCCAGTTTAAGAATGTTCAATCAATGCTTCGTAAAAAGAATGAACAGTTGAAAGATCTTAGAAAACGATTAATGAA atatgAAAGTTTAGATGATGATTAA